From the genome of Anopheles funestus chromosome 2RL, idAnoFuneDA-416_04, whole genome shotgun sequence:
AGGATGAAGCGAATTTCCAGCCAGATACGCGACATCGATGCGCAGGAATCGAGCGTACTGTCCGGCAGCGCCAAGCGACAATCACCGCTCGATATTAACGTTAGCCGGAAACCGAGTGGGATGGACTGAGGCCAAGTGCAACCCCATGCaggggggggttttttggatGAGCATGTtataagttttatttatttgtaccACAATGCGTACCAGTTTTACAGCGTCGGACAGCCGGTTGTCACGTTGAATGAATGCGAACACAAAGTAGAATAATTTGAGTagtgttttctattttctacaaacagacagacacacacacacattttttattgcattagtTGAGTTGGTACAAGAGAAAGAAGGTACCTCCGAAATGTGttgtttaaacttttcttACACCCTACTCCTTACCTACGTTTAGCAGCGAATTAATGTTGTAATTAGCAAATGACTAATCGTGGAAGATaacagttttgttgttatttccaTCGGATGCGTTCATTAAATGCACAACACTAAAAGAAAGGTTATTAGAAACAAGCATTAAAAAGTAGTAGTGAAACgtcgaaaataaaatgataaatttcaaacaattaaatGAAACGGTTTCTTCCTgcgcgcctaaaggtatgcaatgtgcAGTTCGCGTtgtgaaattgaatttcaacGGGTGTTTAAGCGACAAACAAATGAGCAACGAAAACTAGGGATGAAAACGAATTGTTCGCAACAATTCGTGCgtgatttgtgtgtgtgtgtgtgttgaaagAACGCTCTGAATGTGAAAGGCTATAGTAGTAAATTGCtaaaaatctattaaaaacaatacaacaaaaaagcaggtATTACAAACACGTGTTGATGGAAATCGCTTTCAGTTATCAACCGGGGTGCTACAATTACATAGCCCAGAACGCTAAAAGAGACATCATCTACATCCACATGCAGGTGAGTCTAGCGACAAACATTTTATCTGATGcgaaaaaacattataaatcGCTTAATAAGTTTTAACCACATTAGTTCATCGGACGTACGGATGCTCACGTTCGAGGCAAGATAACAGAAACACGAAATTTACTCGAAGTGACTTATTAGTATTGtaataatatttacaatttttatacctatacaatttttatacctttttgttttaaagaatGTAGTATAATGTGTCATCATTACACCAACATGTTGCTGAAATGCACTTTGTATTGTgtgcaaaatgtattttattcatatttaaaaataaccacAAATAGGCGcttaaatttgaagaaaacatttcattaaaaaacacatacaataCTACCACACATTACCACACGGGTACGATTGCCCTTAATATGAAGTCGTACTATCACTGACGGTTTATCAATTTCGCGTGACCCAGCGCGACATCGGGAAAAAATGCCCATCGCATCACGTACTACTCCCGCTGAGGTGGGGTTCGATGTTCCAACGTTCCTAACGTGTGTGGTTCACAGCTCCTGATAAATGATACCCCACCCGTTTGGTCCACCTGTAGTAAAGATATTGTGGGatcagtttccttttttccaaccTGTTCTACATGAAACAATCTGCACGCGTAGCCGGATGAGGATAAGTTGGCGGCAATTTGCAAAACCCCTATTCAGTCATCAGCGCCGGTGCAGACTGATTCCATatgaagtttttaaaaactgaTTCCCTTAAAATTGTGAAACTATTGTCTCCAGGTTAACTTACTTACACTAGCGCTGGACGCTGGCGTCTCCACACCGCTGGCACATAATTCAAATTCGACTGATGCACCCTTAAATTCCGCCAGTCGGTTGTACTACAAAACGCACTAATGTATACGTGATTCTTAGTAGCTTGAACTAACACCATCAACAGCCCACCAGTGTGTTACACGATACCGTGTATCATCAACAAACCCCGACAACTGTCCCGAACAACGCCACTGCACATCGGACCGGGGAGGTTTGTACCGCAAGTGTCGTGGCCCGTGGTTTCAATGTTCTATTATAACATCCCCACTGCGATCGATCCGTTACGATCAGTACGCGTTCAACCGTTGCCCGCTGCACAGCACACAAGCGGCACATACACCGGACAATATAGTGGACGATAGTTTTTTAAGCAACTTGTGCACATTTTATCGACAGATTATTACATCCATACGCCCGTGCGgtgcatgtgttttttgtttttggtacgaCTGTCTTATCACGGACGGGTGTAACACAGTGCCGTACATGTGATTTGAAACATCGCTGatgtttatcgattttttccGTGCTAGATAGATGCATCCGACACAACCGGGCACGTACGGTGTGTTGTTctcacagcaaaaaaaaaaactgaaaacagTCGAACATCACGATCATCACTCGGTGCAAGTGATCCGCAAGCAAAAATGAACAAGCCAGCAACGTTAGCACCAAAGCAATTTTAACCGTCTAGTCACAACGCAACGATCGATTCTAAGGTGCTCATAATAATTAGTGATCAGCAGTAGTAGAACTTATACAGGGACGTACCAGGGTTGCTTCCATATTGTGCTGTGCGTTAAATAGTTTTATTGGTGAGTTGAGAGAcgactaataaaaaaaagcaaggtGACGGTGAAATGATCGGTTCATAATCGTCTGACTATTTGGTGAATACTTTGCGCGGTCCATCATTAAGCGTGGATACACACGACAATCGCATTAAGTTATTAAAGCTACAgacaaaacaggaaaacggTGCTTTTCGGTGCTGATAGTTCCATCCATACAGCACGGTGTGCGGATAAGGCAGCAAAGAGAAAGCAGCACAATCGTTCCCTTACGGTGTGACAGTCACATTTCGTCTCTGCCGCTAGACGAGACACAGTGAAGAAAGAATGAAGTCAACAGGAAGGTATGATCGTTTAAAGAtaacatttcaaaatatttcaaatcgtTAATAAAAAGGTGACTAGTGAAGGGTAACAACTTGTAGATACAGTTACAAACTATCAGCTTATATCAATCCTGAATATCTGCTGCTATCGCATCATAGCACCTAACAGTTCTACTTAGAGCGACTGCATGATCTTGTCGATCTGTCATTGACATTCATCTTCAAGGGGGCGAAGCAAACAAGCGCgatgcaaacaaacacaaacagtgAGCTTTAACAGCACAAAAAGCGCAACTGGTCTTCCGTTTAGCCCAATGTGACGAACTGTTACTGCTGTTTACACAACATTATACTTTAATAAATTCTTTCTCGTATGTGGCAGAGTATATAAACATAGGCCATAATAGAGGGTATTTTCAATTGGATGTACACGGTTGAGTGGTTGTGATTTATTACGGCAAAATATAATTACGACAAATCACTGTAGATTtggtataaaattaaatggtGCTTTACAACcactttccccaaaaattgaATGGAGTAATTAAAATGGTCGTCTGTTTCGTTCCATATGGGACACATGCACACGCAATGCTAGAACAAAGCAATCAACCTATTGCAAGATTGTCTTTATTTACAAACAGTCAGGTTTATCCTGACCAGCTAAACCATTGTCGAAACCTTCAGCGATCAGCTTTATCATTCGGACGTACAGCTTCAGTAAACATCAGCATCACGTACGAGCGATATACCTATAAACACAGGCCCTGGCCAGGTAAACCTGCGGCAACCACAATGTGTCCAATTTTGTTCTTCCAACCCTAGCGTACGCAAAGAAGGAATGCTTTGCCTTTTTGTCGGTCAGGGTTACTTTATCACTTACCCAATGCCCAACAGCTTTGACCACGGACCAGGGCCCAACTACGAGATGCCTTTTTGATACACCTTTCGCTTTCCGCACCGTATTTCCGATTGATATCGGCTGCACCGGAAACAGCTCAAACgcgggaaataaaaacaaacagtcGCATCATTAGAATTTTTATTCTAGCCACTATGTGTATATATAGGAATCAAGGCCAATACGGCCGGAGCAGGGAGGGAAAACCGTTCTATGGGTATCGCGACCCTTTTTGCTGGTGCGTATTACGGCAGACGTTACAACCGTGTTATAATACCATTAGTATGCGCCACTTGTCCAGTGGATTTAATTGGTGGTAATTTTATTCCTCCGTTGtgctgataaaaataaaatgaatgggCAGATTCACAGTGGCACAATCTTGCGATCACAGAAATCACTGCAATAGACTTGTacggaaaaaatgaaacattgtttccattttaagcgcaaaacaaaagctaccGAAATGTGTATTTACAAGTGTCCTTCGAATTAAAAAGGACCTAAAAAAGAACAATCAAAAAGGAATTGGTAGAAAGTGAAAgctttaaaattgtatttcatCTTtgaaaggttcgtcgcttattgCGAGTCTTTCGTTTTACTGTCGTTCCCTACAGTGAACTGCTCTAGCCGTGCGATAGGTATTAAAGTGTTGCTTGAAAGCTTCTAATGgatgttttgataaattgatgTAATGATTAATCGATAGAATCAATTCCATAAGCAACGTGATACATTCTATCGAGCGTCGTTTTATTCTGACGTTAGTACACGAATGGCAGCATTAGGCAGATCTCATCTCTATGCATCCCTCATGCAAATGGGGATCACCGTTTGTTTTCTGCTAAATGTAacctttgctgttgttttgtaatGGAGGTAATGGATGTTACAGAAAGTCCTAGACAAACCGACAAGGCGACGATGATGCATTGAGCTGTTGGAATCAAATAAATGTATAATTATTACGTGACGATCGATTGTTGTTAATGCGACGTCATGGAGCGGCGCTTTCAGTGGATTGAagcgagaggaaaaaaatatgtacacaGAACCGTACAAAAACGATAGGGACAAACagggcaaaaaacaaacggtatGTGCATTTGCTATCACAAAAGGGAGTACTGATTCTGtacaaaagaataaacaacacACCCGGTAGTTGGCGAGTACGCTTACCGTCACGTTCTGTGCCTGCAGTTGATATCAGCCAGCTACGTTTACCCACTTCATAATGCATAAAAATGCACATCATTCCGACAGTTTTGCTCGCATTGTCGTGTTGTGATAGATTCGCGGTTTCGCTAGGCATACACATTCGTGCAGTGTTCATTACTTAACTggctttttcctgtttttctttcctgtaaATAAAACCTGTCCTACTCTCTTTTCGTTTGCAGATTCACAATAGCGAGCCTGTGCGTGACTACAATCTGGCTGCTGTCCGTTGTTGATCCATCACACGGCGATGAGTGTGTCAGCATGAAGCGTGATCGACACCGAACGCTCATGGAGGAGTACCGTCACTCACCGAACTGGGACGGTTATCTTACGGAGGATACGCTGAACCTGCGCAACAACGAAACAGAGGTGGATCTCTCGAGGCAAGGCTTCAAAGAGGTCCACTGGCATCTGAGCAGCTTCGTCGGGGAAGGGTACGAGATATTTGAGCTAAATCTAGCATTCAACAACTTCGAGGAGCTGAACGAGCTGACGTTTCTCAAGTTCTACTCGCTGGAAACGCTCAACCTTTCCAACAACCGGTTACAGATGGTCAGCAACCTTACGTTCGGTTCGCTGATACGACTGGTCGAGCTGGATCTGTCCTTTAACCTGATCCACACCCTCGAACGGCAAGCGTTCGATCGATTGTACGCACTGGAGTCATTGAGCTTGCGGGAGAACTGCTTAATTACCCTAGCACCTAACCAGTTCCACTTCAACGATCATCTGTCATCGGTGCTGCTGGATCACAATCAGCTGGCATTCCTACCACCGGTACTGTTCGATCCCATCACGATGGTTGACGAAGTTTACGAGCTCGATCTGTCGGACAACAATTTTCGCCGCATGCCGTACATTGAGACGAAGGAGATCGCGCTGCTAAAGATCGACAACAATCACATCGAGACGCTCACGGTTAACAAATCGTTCAATGTGCGTGCACTGCAGATTCAGCACAACAATATATATGACGCAGATTTGTTCAAGTTTAGCCGGGCGGAACATATCGATCTGTCGCACAACAATCTGGACAATATAGTCGGTCTGCACGAGATGAACCAGCTCGAGTATCTCGACCTCTCGTCGAACAATGTGTCCAAGTTCGATTACAACCTCAAGTACTCGATCCGGAACATACCGAGCCTGGTGACACTGCGGCTGCAGAACTGTAGTCTGAGCGAGCACAACATCCAGGGCCTGCTGGCGTCGGACTCGATCCTTAATCTTGATCTGTCGCAAAACAATTTTGTGCGATTGAATGTTAGCGATCTGTCGCGGATGCGCTCGCTGCAGTATCTTAGCCTGAACTTTAACTATCTCCGTGAGCTGATCAATTACGAACGGTTGGGTCAAGAGTTCCCATACCTAGAGCTGGTCTCACTCTCCTTTAATCGCTGGAACTGCACGTACTACGATCAGCTGAATGCGTACCTTAACCGCACACACATCCGTTCGACGAGTGATTCGCGTGATTGCTACATCAACGGTACGCACGTGACCGATTCCTACGTTACGGATACGTTCGAGCCACAATACACGATGAACCACATCAAGCGGGACATGACCGTACTGCGTAATCTTGGCCGCAATACGATCTACTTTATGTACGCACTATTCTCGACGATCCGGGGACAGGGCAATCAGACCGTtctgcaccagcagcagcaggatgaGGAGCTGCGTAGCCTAGAGCGGGACGTGGACCGATTGCTTGGCATGCTAGCGTTTCTGGTAGCGATCTTTGCTAGCGTACTGTGCGTTGCCGTAGCTTATGGTGGCTGGCGGTTGTTCCGAAAGTGGC
Proteins encoded in this window:
- the LOC125761002 gene encoding toll-like receptor 3 — translated: MKSTGRFTIASLCVTTIWLLSVVDPSHGDECVSMKRDRHRTLMEEYRHSPNWDGYLTEDTLNLRNNETEVDLSRQGFKEVHWHLSSFVGEGYEIFELNLAFNNFEELNELTFLKFYSLETLNLSNNRLQMVSNLTFGSLIRLVELDLSFNLIHTLERQAFDRLYALESLSLRENCLITLAPNQFHFNDHLSSVLLDHNQLAFLPPVLFDPITMVDEVYELDLSDNNFRRMPYIETKEIALLKIDNNHIETLTVNKSFNVRALQIQHNNIYDADLFKFSRAEHIDLSHNNLDNIVGLHEMNQLEYLDLSSNNVSKFDYNLKYSIRNIPSLVTLRLQNCSLSEHNIQGLLASDSILNLDLSQNNFVRLNVSDLSRMRSLQYLSLNFNYLRELINYERLGQEFPYLELVSLSFNRWNCTYYDQLNAYLNRTHIRSTSDSRDCYINGTHVTDSYVTDTFEPQYTMNHIKRDMTVLRNLGRNTIYFMYALFSTIRGQGNQTVLHQQQQDEELRSLERDVDRLLGMLAFLVAIFASVLCVAVAYGGWRLFRKWQHDRAVKVVTYNKRANEFSNGVTVGDVIRDNSAA